A stretch of the Sulfurimonas sp. HSL3-1 genome encodes the following:
- the glgP gene encoding alpha-glucan family phosphorylase yields the protein MILHDYDFDPKYAKPVAYFSMEFAIHQALKVYSGGLGFLAGSHMRSAYDLRQNMVGVGIMWSYGYYDQGRHEDRSLKINFIRKHYYFLKDLGICATVKIHGEEVYIKAYYLPPDIFSSAPVILLSTDIPENDFLARTITHKLYDANEETRISQEIVLGIGGVKVLESLKHHVDVYHLNEGHALPLAYELYKRYGSLEELKQHVAFTTHTPEAAGNEEHNIHLLHRFGFFNGLEMDEVRNITGEYGENFNLTVGALRASKMTNAVSKFHEEVANRMWANCKGRSEIISITNAQNRRFWTDKGMQSALDSHEDYELLARKKHLKRQLFNIVADQTGKMFDPDILTIVWGRRFAEYKRPGLLKLDFERFKALIERTEQPIQVIWAGKPYPFDTSAVNLFNELIHISHQFKRMAVLTGYELELSAVLKKGSDIWLNTPRVSREASGTSGMSASMNGTLHLSTDDGWHPEFAINGMNAFTIPPIDHSTPTEVQDREDNKNLMDMLEQQIIPLYYDHPEQWTHMMKRAMSDVIPKFDSGRMAHEYYELMYK from the coding sequence CGCACATGCGCAGTGCCTACGACCTGCGACAGAACATGGTCGGTGTGGGTATTATGTGGAGCTACGGCTATTACGACCAGGGACGGCACGAGGACCGCAGCCTCAAGATCAACTTTATCCGCAAGCACTATTACTTCCTCAAAGATCTCGGCATCTGCGCGACGGTGAAGATCCACGGGGAGGAGGTCTATATCAAGGCCTACTACCTGCCGCCGGACATCTTCTCCTCGGCTCCGGTGATCCTGCTCTCGACGGACATCCCCGAAAACGACTTCCTCGCGCGCACCATCACCCATAAGCTCTACGATGCCAACGAGGAGACCCGCATCTCCCAGGAGATCGTCCTGGGCATCGGAGGCGTCAAGGTGCTGGAGTCGCTCAAGCACCATGTGGATGTCTACCACCTCAATGAGGGGCACGCGCTGCCACTGGCTTACGAACTCTACAAACGCTACGGTTCGCTTGAAGAGCTGAAGCAGCACGTCGCCTTCACGACCCATACTCCCGAGGCCGCCGGCAACGAGGAACACAACATCCACCTGCTGCACCGTTTCGGCTTCTTTAACGGCCTGGAGATGGACGAAGTGCGCAACATCACGGGCGAGTACGGCGAAAACTTCAACCTGACCGTCGGCGCCCTGCGGGCGTCAAAGATGACCAATGCCGTCTCCAAGTTCCATGAAGAGGTGGCAAACCGCATGTGGGCGAACTGCAAAGGGCGCTCGGAGATCATCTCCATCACGAATGCCCAGAACCGCCGTTTCTGGACGGACAAGGGGATGCAGTCCGCCCTGGACAGCCACGAGGATTACGAACTGCTCGCCCGCAAAAAGCACCTCAAGCGGCAGCTTTTCAATATCGTGGCCGACCAGACCGGAAAAATGTTCGACCCGGATATCCTGACCATCGTCTGGGGGCGCCGTTTCGCCGAGTACAAGCGTCCCGGACTGCTCAAGCTCGATTTCGAACGTTTCAAGGCGCTCATCGAGCGGACGGAACAGCCCATCCAGGTGATCTGGGCCGGGAAACCGTACCCCTTCGATACCAGCGCGGTCAACCTCTTCAACGAGCTGATCCATATCAGCCACCAGTTCAAGCGCATGGCCGTACTGACGGGATACGAGCTGGAACTCTCCGCGGTGCTTAAAAAAGGGAGCGACATCTGGCTCAATACGCCGCGGGTCTCCCGGGAAGCCAGCGGGACGAGCGGGATGAGCGCGAGCATGAACGGCACACTGCACCTCTCCACCGATGACGGGTGGCACCCCGAGTTCGCCATCAACGGGATGAATGCCTTTACCATCCCGCCGATCGACCACAGCACCCCGACGGAGGTGCAGGACCGCGAGGACAACAAAAACCTGATGGATATGCTTGAACAGCAGATTATCCCGCTCTACTACGACCATCCCGAACAGTGGACGCACATGATGAAGCGGGCGATGTCCGATGTCATTCCGAAGTTCGATTCGGGCCGGATGGCCCATGAGTACTACGAACTGATGTACAAGTGA